A region from the Lycium barbarum isolate Lr01 chromosome 8, ASM1917538v2, whole genome shotgun sequence genome encodes:
- the LOC132607101 gene encoding protein FAR1-RELATED SEQUENCE 7-like, whose amino-acid sequence MSREDIANTMTIKPKPTIPKNDHNIDVNEEDDSKLEPNIGLEFNTPEEAQEFYNLYATKIGFKIRIGQLYRSRIDGSVVSRRYVCSKEGFQTTSRTGCPAFIRVQRIDSGKWVLANIKKEHNHELEQSGEICTSRIQRKIAPTPKILKSCIVSTRKGLRSNDEDGPSGVLDFKRLKRENNDGENRGEEPYKGLEFVAAGEAYEFYHTYAANTGFKVRIGQLFRSKNDGSITSRRFVCSKEGHQHPSRVGCGAFMRIQRQATGRWLVDRCQNEHNHELGPPSDASERASKGFQEEESNGLENMDLVESNGGLSLVTRSRESKIGSDWYNELFDYFQARQAEDMGFFYAVEMHNGRAMSVFWADARSRFACTQFGDAIVLDTAYRKGSYSLPLASFIGINHHRQPVLLGCALIAEESEESFTWVFQAWLRAMSGRRPVSIVADQDWAIQHSIAQVFPGAHHRFSTWQVVAKELENIGELLSMNPEFKYEYETCIFQSQTANEFEAAWNVLINKYNLRENTWLKEMYRMRKSWVPLYIRGTFFACIPMDGSLKSYFGTILTSQAPLSEFLIRYEKALEQRREEERKEDFNSFNLQAVLHTKDPIEDQCRRLYTITMFKVFQKELLECYSYVGIKINVEGAISRYLVQKCGNGDERNTIAFNASNLNVSCSCKMFEFEGVLCRHALKVFQIMNIRELPSRYILHRWTKDAKYGILRDVDSGGATQDYKALMLWSLREEAKNYIEAGTASLERYKLAFEIMQEGRRNLCWQN is encoded by the coding sequence ATGAGTAGAGAAGACATAGCCAATACAATGACAATAAAACCAAAACCAACCATCCCAAAAAACGACCACAACATAGATGTTAATGAAGAAGATGATTCAAAACTTGAACCAAACATTGGGTTAGAATTCAATACCCCTGAAGAAGCACAAGAGTTTTACAATCTCTATGCAACAAAAATTGGATTCAAAATCCGTATTGGTCAACTCTACAGGTCAAGAATTGATGGTTCCGTTGTTTCAAGAAGATATGTTTGTTCAAAAGAAGGGTTTCAAACTACTTCAAGAACGGGTTGTCCAGCTTTTATAAGAGTTCAACGTATCGATTCTGGTAAATGGGTTCTTGCTAATATCAAGAAAGAACATAATCATGAACTTGAACAATCAGGTGAGATTTGTACATCAAGAATTCAAAGAAAAATTGCCCCAACCCCAAAAATTTTAAAATCTTGTATTGTATCAACTAGGAAAGGACTTAGGTCAAATGATGAAGATGGACCATCTGGGGTTCTTGATTTTAAGAGGCTTAAAAGGGAAAACAATGATGGGGAAAATAGAGGTGAAGAACCTTATAAAGGGTTGGAATTTGTTGCTGCTGGTGAAGCTTATGAGTTTTATCATACTTATGCTGCGAATACAGGGTTTAAAGTTAGGATTGGTCAGTTATTTAGGTCTAAGAATGATGGGTCGATTACCTCGAGGAGATTTGTTTGCTCGAAAGAAGGGCATCAGCATCCGTCGAGAGTGGGTTGTGGGGCGTTTATGAGGATACAAAGACAAGCAACGGGGAGGTGGTTGGTTGATCGTTGTCAAAATGAACATAACCATGAACTTGGACCTCCCAGTGATGCTAGTGAGAGAGCTTCGAAaggatttcaagaagaagaaaGTAATGGATTGGAGAATATGGATTTAGTTGAATCGAATGGAGGGCTTAGCCTTGTTACTAGAAGTAGAGAGAGTAAAATTGGGAGTGATTGGTACAATGAGCTTTTCGACTATTTTCAAGCTCGGCAAGCAGAAGATATGGGATTTTTCTATGCGGTGGAAATGCATAACGGTAGAGCCATGAGTGTATTCTGGGCTGATGCCCGGTCTAGATTTGCGTGTACTCAGTTTGGGGATGCAATTGTTTTAGACACAGCCTATAGAAAGGGTAGTTACTCATTGCCACTTGCTTCATTCATTGGGATAAATCACCACAGGCAACCGGTACTTCTTGGTTGTGCCTTAATTGCTGAAGAGTCCGAAGAGTCATTTACTTGGGTGTTTCAAGCATGGCTGCGGGCAATGTCAGGGCGTCGACCTGTCTCTATAGTCGCTGATCAAGACTGGGCCATTCAACATTCGATTGCTCAAGTTTTCCCGGGAGCACATCATCGTTTTTCTACATGGCAAGTTGTGGCTAAGGAGCTGGAAAACATTGGTGAATTACTCTCGATGAATCCTGAATTTAAGTATGAGTACGAAACTTGCATTTTCCAGAGCCAGACGGCTAATGAGTTTGAAGCAGCATGGAATGTTCTTATTAACAAATATAATTTGAGAGAGAACACATGGTTAAAGGAGATGTATAGGATGCGCAAGAGTTGGGTGCCATTATACATTAGGGGCACATTCTTTGCTTGCATTCCAATGGATGGAAGCTTGAAATCATATTTTGGCACCATATTGACATCTCAAGCACCACTTAGTGAATTCCTTATACGGTATGAAAAAGCCCTTGAGCAACGTcgtgaagaggaaagaaaagagGATTTTAACTCATTCAATTTGCAAGCAGTTCTGCACACGAAGGACCCTATAGAAGACCAGTGTAGAAGGCTTTACACTATTACCATGTTCAAAGTGTTTCAGAAAGAGCTTTTGGAGTGCTATAGCTATGTTGGAATTAAGATAAATGTTGAAGGTGCTATTAGTAGGTATCTGGTGCAGAAGTGTGGGAATGGAGATGAGAGGAACACAATTGCCTTTAATGCCTCAAATCTTAATGTCAGTTGCAGTTGTAAAATGTTTGAGTTTGAAGGTGTACTGTGTAGACATGCCTTGAAAGTATTCCAGATAATGAACATAAGGGAGCTTCCATCTCGTTATATCTTACATCGTTGGACAAAGGATGCAAAATATGGTATACTACGGGATGTCGATTCGGGGGGTGCTACTCAAGATTATAAGGCATTGATGTTGTGGAGCTTAAGAGAAGAAGCAAAGAATTACATTGAGGCAGGAACAGCATCTTTAGAAAGATATAAACTTGCATTTGAGATCATGCAGGAGGGTAGAAGAAATCTTTGTTGGCAAAACTAG